In the genome of Nocardia sp. NBC_00416, one region contains:
- a CDS encoding ABC transporter ATP-binding protein → MTSTVTNGAAPPAAGGSGGGGPAAIELRGLHKSFRVPGAGEVRAVDGLDLVIRPGEIVAFLGPNGAGKTTSIDMLLGLATPDSGTVRIFGDEPARAVAAGRISAVLQSGGLLPDLTVTETVQLVSSLHARPRPVDEVLTRAGLLDIGARRVGKCSGGQQQRLRFALALLPDPDLIVLDEPTTGMDVEGRREFWNAMREDSRRGRTVVFATHYLDEADAYADRIVLVRAGRVVADGTAAEIKNLAAGRSVSARLPGAEPARLLDLPGVDDVELSGDRVVVHTTDSDALARYLLTETAAAELEITSRNLESAFLTLTTGEQK, encoded by the coding sequence ATGACATCGACAGTGACAAACGGGGCCGCGCCACCCGCGGCGGGAGGGTCCGGCGGGGGTGGCCCGGCCGCGATCGAATTGCGTGGTCTGCACAAGAGTTTCCGCGTTCCGGGCGCCGGTGAAGTCCGGGCCGTCGACGGACTGGACCTGGTGATCCGGCCGGGGGAGATCGTGGCCTTCCTCGGCCCGAACGGCGCGGGGAAGACAACGAGCATCGATATGCTGCTCGGACTCGCGACACCGGATTCCGGCACCGTCCGGATATTCGGCGACGAGCCGGCCCGGGCGGTGGCCGCGGGCCGTATCTCGGCGGTACTGCAGTCGGGCGGTCTGCTGCCCGATCTGACCGTGACCGAGACAGTGCAGCTGGTCTCGTCGCTGCACGCGCGGCCGCGCCCGGTCGACGAAGTGCTCACCCGTGCCGGGCTCCTCGACATCGGCGCGCGCCGGGTGGGCAAATGCTCCGGTGGGCAGCAGCAACGGCTGCGGTTCGCACTGGCGTTGCTGCCGGACCCCGATCTGATCGTGCTGGACGAGCCGACCACCGGGATGGACGTCGAAGGACGCCGGGAGTTCTGGAACGCGATGCGCGAGGATTCCCGGCGCGGGCGCACGGTTGTCTTCGCCACCCATTACCTGGACGAGGCCGACGCCTATGCCGATCGCATCGTGCTGGTGCGCGCGGGGCGGGTGGTCGCCGACGGCACCGCCGCCGAGATCAAGAACCTGGCCGCCGGTCGCAGCGTCAGCGCGCGACTGCCCGGCGCCGAGCCCGCGCGGTTGCTGGACCTTCCGGGTGTCGACGATGTCGAGTTGTCCGGGGATCGAGTCGTCGTGCACACCACCGATTCCGATGCCCTCGCCCGCTATCTGCTCACCGAGACCGCTGCGGCGGAGCTGGAGATCACCTCGCGCAACCTCGAATCCGCGTTCCTGACCCTCACCACCGGAGAGCAGAAATGA